In the Hyphomonadaceae bacterium BL14 genome, one interval contains:
- the thiE gene encoding thiamine phosphate synthase: MAELYLLTPPRIDAGFEMLLTRTLDAGRVAALQIRLKDHAPGDIRTLAPGLIAAARARGVTVILNDDPALAAELGCDGVHVGQEDASYALARAAMGPKGLVGVTCHDSRHLAMVAGERGADYVAFGSVYPTATKTPKTSAPLELISWWRELFELPCVAIGGITPDNAAPVIDAGADYIAVCAGVWSHPKGPEHACAAVSRLLD, from the coding sequence ATGGCCGAGCTTTACCTCCTCACCCCGCCGCGCATTGACGCCGGTTTTGAAATGCTGCTGACGCGCACCCTGGATGCCGGGCGTGTTGCGGCGCTGCAGATCCGGCTGAAAGATCATGCGCCGGGCGATATCCGGACCCTGGCCCCGGGCCTGATCGCGGCGGCGCGGGCGCGCGGCGTCACGGTGATCCTCAATGATGATCCTGCTCTGGCCGCCGAGCTGGGCTGTGACGGGGTACATGTGGGGCAGGAGGATGCCAGCTACGCACTGGCGCGCGCAGCCATGGGCCCGAAAGGGCTGGTGGGCGTGACCTGTCATGACAGCCGTCATCTGGCCATGGTCGCGGGCGAGCGCGGGGCCGACTATGTCGCCTTCGGCTCGGTCTACCCGACCGCCACGAAAACGCCCAAGACATCCGCACCTTTGGAGCTGATCAGCTGGTGGCGCGAGCTGTTCGAACTGCCCTGCGTCGCCATTGGCGGCATCACGCCAGACAACGCCGCCCCGGTTATCGATGCCGGTGCCGATTACATCGCAGTGTGCGCCGGAGTGTGGTCGCACCCGAAAGGACCTGAACACGCATGCGCGGCTGTCTCAAGATTGCTGGACTGA
- a CDS encoding phenylalanine 4-monooxygenase codes for MADDIAHHARAQSIPGMGDAYFDPLLQDAGEGLEGPGGAMHRYARRPDGYTLGADDFDTDSWLLARQPRYTDAEHHRWRLLFENQRKMLPGRACSDFMKGFNALEGAMKDGIPEFAALNKVLEPATGWTVVAVPELIPDNVFFWHLENRRFPAGTFIRGGKPKTSRVRKANEGRAPEHIAYERVEDDLFYLQEPDIFHDVFGHVPMLMDPFFADYIAAYGKGGRRAIEHNRLKNFGAIYWYTVEFGLIQEADGLRIYGAGILSSPDETLFSLYSDSPHRIALNVDRVMRTDYVISDFQDTYFVIDSLEALHKATAGRDFGPIYQRLPAGFTYATTALLDTDTVVHAGTQEYKFNGGKGKPRAMEHMTALRDAHGR; via the coding sequence ATGGCCGACGACATCGCGCACCACGCGCGCGCCCAGTCCATTCCGGGCATGGGGGACGCATATTTCGATCCGCTGCTGCAGGATGCCGGCGAAGGGCTTGAGGGCCCCGGCGGTGCCATGCACCGCTATGCCAGGCGCCCTGATGGCTACACGCTGGGGGCTGACGACTTCGATACGGACAGCTGGCTGCTGGCCCGCCAGCCGCGCTATACCGACGCCGAACATCACCGCTGGCGGCTCCTGTTCGAGAACCAGCGCAAAATGCTGCCCGGCCGGGCCTGCAGCGACTTCATGAAGGGCTTCAATGCTCTTGAAGGGGCCATGAAGGACGGCATCCCCGAATTTGCGGCGCTGAACAAGGTGCTGGAGCCGGCCACGGGCTGGACCGTGGTGGCGGTGCCCGAACTGATCCCAGACAACGTCTTCTTCTGGCATCTGGAGAACCGGCGCTTTCCCGCCGGCACCTTCATCCGCGGCGGCAAGCCCAAGACATCCAGAGTGCGCAAAGCCAATGAGGGGCGCGCGCCCGAGCACATCGCCTATGAACGGGTGGAGGATGACCTCTTCTATCTGCAGGAGCCGGACATTTTCCACGACGTGTTCGGCCATGTACCCATGCTCATGGATCCGTTCTTCGCCGACTATATCGCCGCCTATGGCAAGGGCGGGCGGCGCGCCATCGAGCATAACCGGCTGAAGAATTTCGGTGCCATCTACTGGTACACGGTCGAGTTCGGCCTGATCCAGGAAGCTGACGGCCTGCGCATCTATGGCGCGGGCATTTTGTCCTCGCCGGACGAGACATTGTTCTCGCTCTACTCCGACAGCCCGCACCGCATTGCGCTCAATGTCGACCGGGTGATGCGCACCGACTATGTGATCAGCGATTTCCAGGACACGTATTTCGTCATCGACTCGCTTGAAGCCCTGCACAAGGCCACAGCCGGGCGCGATTTCGGGCCGATCTACCAGCGCCTGCCCGCCGGCTTCACCTACGCCACCACCGCGCTTCTGGACACCGATACCGTCGTCCATGCGGGCACGCAGGAATACAAGTTCAATGGCGGCAAGGGCAAACCGCGCGCCATGGAACACATGACCGCCCTGCGCGATGCGCACGGGCGCTGA